One genomic window of Geodermatophilus sp. DSM 44513 includes the following:
- a CDS encoding GNAT family N-acetyltransferase, which produces MRTSAEPRLADGRPVTLRAVPYDDPLAQEMVSRVQQEYVARYGGPDEAVVDAAEFDPPAGLFLVAEVDGVPAGCGAWRVHAPGVAEVKRVYVAPGFRRQGLAQLLMAALEDSAAAAGHRSVVLNSGPEQPEALALYAGLGYTPVPGYGVYADEPDAVHLGRRLGGGR; this is translated from the coding sequence ATGCGCACTTCCGCTGAGCCCCGGCTGGCCGACGGTCGCCCGGTGACCCTGCGCGCCGTGCCCTACGACGACCCGCTCGCCCAGGAGATGGTGTCCCGCGTGCAGCAGGAGTACGTGGCCCGCTACGGCGGGCCGGACGAGGCCGTCGTCGACGCGGCGGAGTTCGACCCGCCGGCCGGGCTGTTCCTCGTCGCCGAGGTGGACGGCGTGCCGGCGGGGTGCGGCGCCTGGCGGGTGCACGCGCCCGGCGTGGCCGAGGTGAAGCGGGTCTACGTGGCGCCGGGCTTCCGGCGGCAGGGCCTCGCCCAGCTGCTGATGGCGGCGCTGGAGGACAGCGCCGCGGCGGCCGGGCACCGCTCGGTGGTGCTCAACTCCGGGCCGGAGCAGCCCGAGGCGCTGGCGCTGTACGCCGGCCTCGGCTACACCCCGGTGCCCGGGTACGGCGTCTACGCCGACGAGCCGGACGCGGTGCACCTCGGTCGTCGGCTGGGAGGTGGGCGGTGA
- a CDS encoding CDP-alcohol phosphatidyltransferase family protein encodes MAQNSAGTASPPLGLRLAGAAVHLYTASGSVLGLLIVLAAFEGDAVAALWLGLVALVVDGTDGMLARRLRVKETIPWFDGARLDDIVDYLTYAFAPVVLLWTTGSLPAGGLGWVVAALPLLASSYQFCRVDAKTEDHTFLGFPSYWNVVAFYAIVLELAPGVVATVLVVCSVLVFVPVRYLYPSRTPVLHGLSLGLTAAWLVLYGVLLVQVPDPHPVVVTLSLAYIGYYVGVSLWLTARAAHRRRSEPADLSPTAG; translated from the coding sequence ATGGCCCAGAACAGTGCCGGGACGGCGTCCCCCCCGCTCGGCCTGCGGCTGGCCGGGGCCGCCGTGCACCTCTACACCGCCAGCGGCTCGGTGCTCGGGCTGCTCATCGTGCTGGCGGCCTTCGAGGGCGACGCCGTGGCCGCCCTGTGGCTGGGCCTGGTCGCGCTCGTCGTCGACGGCACCGACGGGATGCTGGCCCGGCGGCTGCGGGTCAAGGAGACGATCCCGTGGTTCGACGGCGCCCGGCTCGACGACATCGTCGACTACCTCACCTACGCCTTCGCCCCGGTCGTGCTGCTGTGGACCACCGGGTCCCTGCCCGCCGGCGGCCTCGGCTGGGTCGTCGCCGCGCTGCCGCTGCTGGCGTCGAGCTACCAGTTCTGCCGGGTCGACGCGAAGACCGAGGACCACACCTTCCTGGGGTTCCCGAGCTACTGGAACGTGGTGGCCTTCTACGCCATCGTCCTGGAGCTGGCGCCGGGCGTGGTGGCGACCGTGCTGGTCGTCTGCTCGGTGCTGGTGTTCGTGCCGGTCCGCTACCTGTACCCCTCGCGCACGCCGGTGCTGCACGGCCTGAGCCTGGGGCTGACGGCTGCGTGGCTGGTCCTCTACGGCGTCCTGCTGGTGCAGGTGCCCGACCCGCACCCGGTCGTGGTGACGCTGTCGCTGGCCTACATCGGCTACTACGTCGGGGTGAGCCTGTGGCTGACCGCCCGGGCGGCGCACCGCCGGCGCAGCGAGCCCGCCGACCTGTCGCCCACCGCGGGCTGA
- a CDS encoding AAA family ATPase, with product MSGVVTVSASYGAGGAEVGPAVAARLGMVFHDRAIPARVAGRLGIPVAEAEANDETVARGLWRIVASLGSMPDPMGGVVPVTEQLDERTFRLQTERVVREIADGPGGVVLGRAAAMVLGERPDALHVRLDGPAERRLDAAVARSGRPREEVRREMRANDAARVGYVRRNYRVDPAAPGSYHLVVDSTALPLQTVVDLVVEAARGRGIA from the coding sequence GTGAGCGGCGTCGTCACCGTCTCGGCGTCCTACGGCGCCGGGGGCGCGGAGGTCGGGCCCGCCGTCGCGGCCCGGCTGGGGATGGTGTTCCACGACCGCGCCATCCCCGCCCGGGTGGCCGGGCGGCTGGGCATCCCGGTGGCCGAGGCGGAGGCGAACGACGAGACCGTCGCCCGCGGGCTGTGGCGGATCGTCGCCTCGCTGGGCTCCATGCCCGACCCCATGGGCGGCGTCGTCCCGGTGACCGAGCAGCTCGACGAGCGGACCTTCCGGCTGCAGACCGAGCGGGTGGTGCGCGAGATCGCCGACGGGCCGGGCGGGGTGGTGCTGGGACGGGCCGCCGCGATGGTCCTCGGTGAGCGGCCCGACGCCCTGCACGTGCGCCTGGACGGGCCGGCCGAGCGGCGGCTGGACGCCGCGGTGGCCCGCAGCGGGCGCCCGCGCGAGGAGGTCCGGCGGGAGATGCGCGCCAACGACGCCGCGCGGGTGGGCTACGTGCGCCGCAACTACCGGGTCGACCCGGCCGCCCCGGGCAGCTACCACCTGGTGGTCGACAGCACGGCGCTGCCGCTGCAGACCGTGGTCGACCTCGTGGTGGAGGCCGCCCGCGGCCGCGGCATCGCCTGA
- a CDS encoding thiamine-phosphate kinase codes for MSRPRPLVPRTDPADSVRVVGEFGVIARVLARSGVARVTEVGPGDDAAVLRAPDGRVVATTDVLVEGRHFRRDWSSAEDVGHKAAAANLADVAAMGGVTTALLVGLACPPDTPTTWLEGVAAGLAAECAPLGAAVVGGDTVSAAPGSGAVVLSVTALGDLGGRAPVLRSGARPGDVLALAGRLGWSACGLAVLRRGFTSPAAAVAAHRRPTPPYAAGPVAAGAGATAMCDVSDGLLADAGHLAQESGVRIDLDRAALVRATLQPPGPLQQVAAALGGDPMAWVLTGGEDHALLATFPAGTDLPEGWTAIGAVRGGSPGVRVDGEPAEAVAVSVGAEGTGHAHFR; via the coding sequence GTGAGTCGTCCCCGTCCCCTGGTCCCCCGGACCGACCCTGCCGACAGCGTCCGGGTGGTGGGGGAGTTCGGCGTCATCGCCCGCGTGCTGGCGCGCTCCGGCGTGGCCCGGGTGACCGAGGTGGGCCCCGGCGACGACGCCGCCGTCCTGCGCGCGCCCGACGGCCGGGTGGTCGCCACCACCGACGTCCTCGTCGAGGGGCGGCACTTCCGGCGGGACTGGTCCTCGGCCGAGGACGTCGGGCACAAGGCCGCGGCGGCCAACCTGGCCGACGTGGCCGCGATGGGCGGGGTGACGACCGCCCTGCTGGTCGGGCTGGCCTGCCCGCCGGACACCCCGACGACGTGGCTGGAGGGCGTGGCCGCCGGCCTGGCCGCCGAGTGCGCGCCGCTGGGGGCCGCGGTGGTCGGCGGGGACACCGTGTCGGCGGCGCCCGGCAGCGGTGCCGTCGTCCTGTCGGTGACCGCCCTGGGCGACCTCGGCGGGCGGGCCCCGGTGCTGCGCTCGGGCGCCCGGCCCGGTGACGTGCTGGCCCTCGCCGGCCGGCTGGGCTGGTCGGCCTGCGGGCTGGCGGTGCTGCGGCGCGGGTTCACCAGCCCGGCGGCCGCGGTGGCCGCGCACCGGCGGCCCACCCCGCCGTACGCGGCCGGACCGGTGGCGGCCGGCGCGGGAGCGACCGCGATGTGCGACGTGAGCGACGGGCTGCTGGCCGACGCCGGGCACCTGGCGCAGGAGAGCGGCGTGCGGATCGACCTGGACCGGGCCGCGCTGGTGCGGGCCACGCTGCAGCCGCCGGGGCCGCTGCAGCAGGTGGCCGCCGCCCTGGGCGGGGACCCGATGGCGTGGGTGCTCACCGGCGGGGAGGACCACGCCCTGCTGGCCACCTTCCCGGCCGGCACCGACCTGCCCGAGGGCTGGACGGCGATCGGCGCGGTCCGCGGCGGCAGCCCCGGGGTGCGGGTCGACGGCGAGCCGGCGGAGGCCGTCGCCGTGTCGGTCGGCGCGGAGGGGACCGGGCATGCGCACTTCCGCTGA
- a CDS encoding cystathionine gamma-lyase yields MSDGTAGRAGVGGQVWGDGTRVVRAGEEAAVPGAPMRPSPVFAAPFHLGDRPPGADGADTYARTGQPTLRVYEAAVGELDGGRCLSFATGMAAIGAAVLAVVRAGDRVVLPSDGYYATRLLARDELERYGVTVQYVPTPEIGEVAARGDLEGARFVMLETPSNPLLDVCDVAAVARATRAAGAVLAVDNTTATPLGQRPLALGADLTVAADTKALTGHSDLLLGHVSTADDELFARLKDHRDHTGGTPGPFEAWLGHRSLSTLDLRLGRQAATAAAVADLLAAHPAVSGVRWPWRPGDPSHELACRQMLRPNGVVSAELADASAVARLLGASRLWTAATSFGGVHSTLDRRAQWGGDAVGEGFVRLSCGIEDTADLVADLTAALDAV; encoded by the coding sequence GTGAGCGACGGGACCGCAGGCCGAGCCGGCGTCGGCGGGCAGGTGTGGGGTGACGGGACGCGGGTGGTGCGCGCCGGCGAGGAGGCGGCCGTGCCCGGCGCGCCGATGCGCCCCTCGCCGGTGTTCGCCGCGCCCTTCCACCTGGGCGACCGCCCGCCGGGTGCCGACGGCGCGGACACCTACGCCCGCACCGGTCAGCCCACGCTGCGCGTCTACGAGGCCGCCGTCGGGGAGCTGGACGGCGGCCGCTGCCTGTCCTTCGCCACCGGCATGGCCGCGATCGGCGCCGCGGTGCTGGCCGTCGTCCGCGCCGGCGACCGCGTCGTGCTGCCCTCGGACGGCTACTACGCCACCCGGCTGCTGGCCCGCGACGAGCTGGAGCGCTACGGCGTGACGGTGCAGTACGTGCCCACCCCGGAGATCGGTGAGGTCGCCGCCCGCGGCGACCTCGAGGGCGCGCGGTTCGTGATGCTCGAGACACCGAGCAACCCGCTGCTCGACGTCTGCGACGTCGCCGCCGTCGCCCGCGCCACCCGCGCCGCCGGTGCGGTGCTCGCCGTCGACAACACCACCGCAACCCCGCTGGGCCAGCGGCCCCTGGCCCTCGGCGCCGACCTGACCGTCGCGGCCGACACCAAGGCGCTCACCGGGCACAGCGACCTGCTGCTGGGCCACGTGAGCACCGCCGACGACGAGCTGTTCGCCCGGCTCAAGGACCACCGCGACCACACCGGCGGCACGCCCGGCCCGTTCGAGGCCTGGCTCGGGCACCGCTCGCTGAGCACGCTGGACCTCCGGCTGGGCCGCCAGGCGGCGACCGCGGCGGCCGTGGCCGACCTGCTCGCCGCGCACCCCGCGGTGTCCGGCGTCCGCTGGCCGTGGCGGCCCGGCGACCCCTCCCACGAGCTGGCCTGCCGGCAGATGCTGCGCCCGAACGGCGTGGTGTCCGCCGAGCTGGCCGACGCCTCGGCGGTCGCCCGGCTGCTGGGCGCCAGCCGGCTGTGGACGGCGGCCACCAGCTTCGGCGGCGTGCACAGCACCCTCGACCGGCGGGCCCAGTGGGGCGGCGACGCCGTCGGCGAGGGCTTCGTGCGGCTGTCCTGCGGCATCGAGGACACCGCCGACCTGGTCGCCGACCTCACCGCCGCCCTCGACGCGGTGTAG
- a CDS encoding 1-acyl-sn-glycerol-3-phosphate acyltransferase, translating to MTQHGTPDAGGAGRTPAAPSRWRTRRPLPPALLFCVLVVYPLTVLLFRMRIRHAERFPRTGPVLVVANHVSVLDPLACARLVWECGRVPHFLAKEAVFAGPAGRLLRAAGQIPVARGSADARASLAAAEADLAAGNVVVIYPEGSVTRDPDWWPMEARTGVARLALATDAVVLPVAQWGPQRVHDYHTKRLHPQLRAPADHLVGEPVDLTDLRADVRAGRPMTGDLLRQVTDRVMTRVRDQLAELRGEPAPPTTTPHPRRVLPGDLPGSPA from the coding sequence GTGACGCAGCACGGGACACCGGACGCCGGGGGAGCGGGTCGCACCCCGGCCGCGCCGTCCCGGTGGCGCACCCGCCGGCCGCTGCCGCCGGCGCTGCTCTTCTGCGTGCTGGTGGTCTACCCGCTCACCGTGCTGCTGTTCCGGATGCGGATCCGGCACGCCGAGCGGTTCCCCCGCACCGGTCCGGTGCTGGTCGTGGCCAACCACGTGTCGGTCCTGGACCCGCTGGCCTGCGCCCGGCTGGTCTGGGAGTGCGGCCGGGTCCCGCACTTCCTGGCCAAGGAGGCGGTCTTCGCCGGACCGGCCGGGCGGCTCCTGCGCGCCGCCGGGCAGATCCCGGTCGCCCGCGGGTCGGCCGACGCCCGGGCCTCGCTCGCGGCCGCCGAGGCCGACCTCGCCGCCGGCAACGTCGTGGTCATCTACCCCGAGGGCTCGGTCACCCGGGACCCCGACTGGTGGCCCATGGAGGCCCGCACCGGGGTGGCGCGGCTGGCCCTGGCCACCGACGCCGTCGTCCTGCCGGTGGCCCAGTGGGGCCCGCAGCGGGTGCACGACTACCACACCAAGCGGCTGCACCCGCAGCTGCGCGCCCCGGCGGACCACCTGGTCGGGGAGCCGGTGGACCTCACCGACCTGCGGGCCGACGTGCGCGCGGGGCGGCCGATGACCGGTGACCTGCTGCGCCAGGTGACCGACCGGGTGATGACCCGCGTCCGCGACCAGCTGGCCGAGCTCCGCGGGGAGCCGGCCCCGCCCACCACCACCCCCCACCCGCGGCGTGTGCTGCCCGGTGACCTGCCGGGGAGCCCCGCGTGA
- a CDS encoding endonuclease domain-containing protein, with product MHRSPLPEADRTRRGTLPVTTPARTWRDLAGVLTPPALLAVTDQLLARGVARDQLAVQLQARPTGRGSARARAVLPVADPRSESPMESVLRWLLHEAGLPAPDLQHVVRDAAGSPLGRADLAWPERRVLVEFDGDLHRERAVFVGDLRRQNRLVAAGWTVLRFSSADVLGRPADVVAEVRRALR from the coding sequence GTGCACCGCAGCCCGCTCCCGGAGGCCGACCGCACCCGCCGGGGGACGCTGCCGGTCACCACACCGGCGCGCACCTGGCGGGACCTGGCCGGCGTCCTCACTCCCCCGGCGCTGCTCGCGGTCACCGACCAGCTGCTGGCCCGCGGGGTGGCTCGCGACCAGCTGGCCGTCCAGCTGCAGGCCCGCCCGACCGGGCGGGGGTCGGCCCGCGCCCGTGCGGTGCTGCCCGTCGCCGACCCCCGGTCCGAGTCGCCCATGGAGTCGGTGCTCCGCTGGCTCCTGCACGAGGCGGGCCTCCCGGCGCCGGACCTGCAGCACGTCGTCCGCGACGCGGCCGGGTCCCCGCTGGGGCGCGCCGACCTGGCCTGGCCGGAGCGGAGGGTCCTCGTCGAGTTCGACGGCGACCTCCACCGCGAGCGCGCTGTGTTCGTCGGCGACCTGCGCCGGCAGAACCGGCTCGTCGCCGCCGGGTGGACGGTCCTGCGCTTCAGCTCCGCCGACGTCCTGGGCCGGCCCGCGGACGTCGTGGCCGAGGTCCGCCGCGCCCTCCGCTGA
- a CDS encoding D-alanine--D-alanine ligase family protein yields the protein MSGPVERLRVAVVFGGRSAEHPISCVSAGAVLAALDRDRYDVVPVGITRAGAWVLPDPGQRLAITDGVLPEVGGGTAVTLVGNPAGPGLLRLDGAGERIGLDVVFPALHGTHGEDGTVQGLLEMSGIPYVGSGVLASAASMDKEFTKKLLAAAGLPQGDHVVLRDASGAVSADPTVLDAAARERLGLPVFVKPARAGSSIGITKVTDWAQFPEAVATAAAVDPKVVVEAAVPGREVECGVLAGPGGGPPQASLPAEIRLHPDTDWYDFAAKYLDDAADFDVPADLTAEQTRAVQDAARRAYLALDCRGLARVDFFLGTGPDGAERLVVNEVNTMPGFTPISMYPRMWAASGVDFAALVDRLVEVALADARATGPAAALDGTRA from the coding sequence GTGAGCGGGCCAGTGGAGCGGTTGCGCGTGGCGGTCGTGTTCGGCGGCCGCAGCGCGGAGCACCCCATCTCGTGCGTGTCGGCCGGGGCCGTCCTCGCGGCGCTGGACCGGGACCGCTACGACGTCGTCCCGGTGGGCATCACCCGCGCCGGCGCCTGGGTGCTGCCCGACCCCGGACAGCGCCTGGCGATCACCGACGGCGTCCTGCCGGAGGTCGGCGGCGGGACGGCGGTGACGCTCGTGGGGAACCCGGCCGGCCCCGGCCTGCTGCGCCTGGACGGCGCGGGGGAGCGGATCGGCCTCGACGTCGTCTTCCCCGCGCTGCACGGCACGCACGGCGAGGACGGCACCGTCCAGGGGCTGCTGGAGATGAGCGGCATCCCCTACGTGGGCTCGGGGGTCCTCGCCAGCGCGGCGTCGATGGACAAGGAGTTCACCAAGAAGCTGCTCGCCGCCGCCGGGCTGCCGCAGGGTGACCACGTGGTGCTGCGGGACGCCTCCGGTGCGGTGTCGGCCGATCCCACGGTGCTCGACGCCGCCGCCCGCGAACGGCTCGGCCTGCCGGTGTTCGTCAAGCCCGCGCGGGCCGGCTCGAGCATCGGGATCACCAAGGTCACCGACTGGGCGCAGTTCCCCGAGGCCGTGGCGACCGCCGCCGCGGTCGACCCCAAGGTCGTCGTCGAGGCCGCCGTCCCGGGCCGGGAGGTGGAGTGCGGCGTGCTGGCCGGGCCCGGCGGCGGGCCCCCGCAGGCCAGCCTGCCGGCCGAGATCCGGCTGCACCCGGACACCGACTGGTACGACTTCGCCGCCAAGTACCTCGACGACGCCGCCGACTTCGACGTCCCGGCCGACCTGACCGCCGAGCAGACCCGCGCGGTGCAGGACGCGGCCCGCCGGGCCTACCTGGCCCTGGACTGCCGCGGCCTGGCGCGGGTCGACTTCTTCCTCGGCACCGGCCCGGACGGCGCCGAGCGGCTGGTGGTCAACGAGGTGAACACCATGCCCGGGTTCACCCCCATCTCGATGTACCCGCGGATGTGGGCCGCCTCCGGGGTGGACTTCGCCGCGCTGGTCGACCGGCTGGTCGAGGTCGCCCTGGCCGACGCGAGGGCCACCGGCCCGGCCGCGGCGCTGGACGGCACCCGGGCGTGA
- a CDS encoding NAD(P)H-dependent glycerol-3-phosphate dehydrogenase, with amino-acid sequence MTRAAVLGAGSWGTTFAKVLADAGCSVLLHARRPELAGAIRETRENPEYLPGIRLPERLRATADPAEALAGAQIVVLAVPSQSLRANLGEWAPLLPDDAVLLSLMKGIELGSTKRMSEVICEVTGAGPDRVAALSGPNLAREIAEEQPAATVVACSDHERAAQVQAACHTPYFRPYTNADLVGCELGGAVKNVIALACGITEGMGLGDNTRASLITRGLAETARLGAALGAEPATFAGLAGLGDLVATCSSPLSRNRTFGERLGRGMSVEEVQRTTRQVAEGVKSCRPVLDLARARGVDMPLTEAVVRVCHEGVPVPQVVKEIMSREAKPE; translated from the coding sequence GTGACCCGCGCCGCCGTCCTCGGGGCCGGCTCGTGGGGCACCACGTTCGCCAAGGTGCTGGCCGACGCCGGCTGCTCGGTGCTGCTGCACGCCCGCCGCCCCGAGCTGGCCGGAGCGATCCGGGAGACCCGGGAGAACCCCGAGTACCTGCCCGGCATCCGGCTGCCCGAGCGGCTGCGGGCGACCGCCGACCCCGCCGAGGCCCTCGCCGGCGCCCAGATCGTGGTGCTCGCCGTGCCCTCCCAGTCGCTGCGGGCCAACCTCGGCGAGTGGGCGCCGCTGCTGCCGGACGACGCGGTGCTGCTGTCGCTGATGAAGGGCATCGAGCTGGGCAGCACCAAGCGGATGAGCGAGGTGATCTGCGAGGTCACCGGGGCGGGGCCCGACCGGGTCGCCGCGCTGTCGGGCCCCAACCTGGCCCGCGAGATCGCCGAGGAGCAGCCGGCCGCGACCGTGGTGGCCTGCTCCGACCACGAGCGGGCCGCGCAGGTGCAGGCCGCCTGCCACACCCCCTACTTCCGGCCCTACACCAACGCCGACCTGGTCGGCTGCGAGCTGGGCGGCGCGGTGAAGAACGTCATCGCGCTGGCCTGCGGCATCACCGAGGGCATGGGTCTCGGCGACAACACCCGGGCCTCGCTGATCACCCGCGGCCTGGCCGAGACCGCCCGGCTGGGTGCGGCCCTGGGTGCCGAGCCGGCCACCTTCGCCGGGCTCGCGGGCCTCGGCGACCTGGTGGCCACGTGCAGCTCCCCGCTGTCGCGCAACCGCACCTTCGGCGAGCGGCTGGGGCGCGGCATGTCCGTGGAGGAGGTGCAGCGGACCACCCGCCAGGTCGCCGAGGGCGTCAAGAGCTGCCGCCCGGTGCTGGACCTGGCCCGGGCCCGCGGGGTGGACATGCCGCTGACCGAGGCCGTCGTGCGGGTGTGCCACGAGGGCGTGCCCGTCCCGCAGGTGGTGAAGGAGATCATGTCCAGGGAGGCGAAGCCGGAGTGA
- a CDS encoding DUF3515 domain-containing protein translates to MALVVTAVVLPLVVVLLVLTRVLGGDDATDGPAGDAVADVDGAPVPGRADLPPLPVQVPPVTPEADAACPALMAELPLELAGEQSRPVQSDSPFAYAWGEPPVVLVCGVERPAALEPTSPLIQISGVNWLVDTTDPERIMWTAVDRPVYLQVTVSADTDSAPVTALGPVINDTLPLQPIDTGD, encoded by the coding sequence GTGGCGCTGGTCGTCACCGCCGTCGTCCTGCCCCTGGTGGTGGTGCTGCTGGTGCTCACCCGCGTCCTGGGCGGGGACGACGCCACGGACGGCCCGGCCGGCGACGCGGTGGCCGACGTCGACGGCGCCCCGGTGCCCGGCCGCGCCGACCTGCCCCCGCTGCCGGTGCAGGTCCCGCCGGTCACCCCGGAGGCCGACGCCGCCTGCCCGGCGCTGATGGCCGAGCTGCCCCTGGAGCTGGCCGGGGAGCAGTCCCGCCCGGTGCAGTCCGACTCCCCGTTCGCCTACGCCTGGGGCGAGCCGCCGGTGGTGCTGGTGTGCGGCGTCGAGCGGCCGGCCGCGCTCGAGCCGACGTCCCCGCTGATCCAGATCAGCGGGGTCAACTGGCTGGTGGACACCACCGACCCCGAGCGGATCATGTGGACCGCCGTCGACCGGCCGGTCTACCTGCAGGTGACCGTGTCCGCCGACACCGACAGCGCCCCGGTCACCGCGCTGGGCCCGGTGATCAACGACACCCTGCCGCTGCAGCCGATCGACACCGGCGACTAG
- a CDS encoding Lrp/AsnC ligand binding domain-containing protein translates to MVHAYILIQTEVGKAAQVASTISEIAGVSKAEDVTGPYDVIVRAEAETVDELGRLVVARVQSVDGITRTLTCPVVNI, encoded by the coding sequence GTGGTCCACGCCTACATCCTCATCCAGACCGAAGTCGGCAAGGCCGCCCAGGTCGCGTCGACCATCAGCGAGATCGCGGGGGTGTCCAAGGCGGAGGACGTCACCGGCCCCTACGACGTCATCGTGCGGGCCGAGGCCGAGACCGTCGACGAGCTCGGCCGGCTGGTCGTGGCCCGCGTGCAGTCCGTCGACGGCATCACCCGGACGCTGACCTGCCCCGTCGTCAACATCTGA
- the rpmB gene encoding 50S ribosomal protein L28 has product MAAVCDVCGKGPGFGMSVSHSHRRTPRRWNPNIQSVKALVAPGNRRRINACTSCIRAGKVVRA; this is encoded by the coding sequence GTGGCTGCCGTGTGCGACGTCTGTGGCAAGGGGCCCGGTTTCGGTATGTCGGTGTCGCACTCGCACCGCCGCACGCCGCGCCGGTGGAACCCGAACATCCAGTCCGTGAAGGCGCTCGTCGCCCCGGGCAACCGCCGGCGCATCAACGCCTGCACCTCCTGCATCCGTGCGGGCAAGGTCGTGCGCGCCTGA
- a CDS encoding DAK2 domain-containing protein has translation MLPALDDAAVGQWCRAAVEALSAARGRLDDLNVFPVPDGDTGTNLLATVEAALAALDQAGPEHAEPVWAVLARGAVLGALGNSGTILAQLVRGLADQLAGQPPADGPTLAAALQKAAGTAYGAVADPEEGTLLTVARAGGEAAVAAVAGGHTALAEVVRAAADGARVALDRTPGQLAVLREAGVVDAGGAGLCVVLDALVATVTGIGPDRPPLVRRPGRGAHAGHSHGVDPADLPHQPPAGPGSEVQYLLAGSDEAAVARLQGRLAALGDSLVVVGVDTPTGREWNVHVHVSDVGAAIEAGIEAGRPYRITVSPLAPVRSPAPAPGARAVVAVVPDGGLAELFGSEGATVVPRGAGGVTEDDVLAAVLGCGAAAVVVLPNHAELTAPASRAAERAREEGREVAVVPTRSPVQGLAALAVADPARRFGDDVITMAEAAAATRWAEVTVAEQEALTSAGRCAPGDVLGSADGDVLLVGGAPAAVACELLDRLLSAGGELVTLVLGPDADLAAAVLAHLAGRHPTVEVTRYDGAPEGVSLQVGVE, from the coding sequence GTGCTGCCGGCGCTGGACGACGCCGCGGTCGGCCAGTGGTGCCGGGCCGCGGTCGAGGCGCTGTCCGCCGCACGGGGTCGCCTCGACGACCTCAACGTCTTCCCCGTGCCCGACGGCGACACCGGCACCAACCTGCTGGCCACGGTGGAGGCGGCGCTGGCCGCGCTCGACCAGGCCGGCCCGGAGCACGCCGAGCCGGTGTGGGCGGTGCTCGCCCGCGGCGCGGTGCTGGGCGCCCTCGGCAACTCCGGCACGATCCTCGCCCAGCTCGTCCGCGGGCTGGCCGACCAGCTCGCCGGGCAGCCCCCGGCCGACGGGCCGACCCTCGCCGCCGCCCTGCAGAAGGCCGCCGGCACCGCCTACGGGGCGGTCGCCGACCCGGAGGAGGGGACCCTCCTCACGGTGGCCCGCGCGGGCGGCGAGGCCGCGGTCGCCGCGGTCGCCGGCGGGCACACCGCCCTCGCCGAGGTGGTGCGCGCCGCCGCCGACGGCGCCCGGGTCGCCCTGGACCGGACGCCGGGGCAGCTGGCCGTCCTGCGCGAGGCCGGCGTGGTCGACGCCGGTGGGGCGGGGCTGTGCGTGGTGCTCGACGCGCTGGTCGCCACGGTCACCGGGATCGGGCCCGACCGCCCGCCGCTGGTCCGCCGGCCCGGGCGCGGGGCGCACGCCGGGCACTCCCACGGGGTCGACCCCGCCGACCTGCCGCACCAGCCGCCCGCCGGCCCGGGCAGCGAGGTGCAGTACCTGCTGGCCGGCAGCGACGAGGCGGCCGTGGCGCGGCTGCAGGGTCGGCTGGCCGCGCTCGGCGACAGCCTGGTGGTCGTCGGCGTCGACACCCCGACCGGCCGCGAGTGGAACGTGCACGTGCACGTCAGCGACGTCGGGGCGGCGATCGAGGCCGGCATCGAGGCCGGCCGCCCGTACCGGATCACGGTCAGCCCGCTGGCGCCGGTGCGGTCCCCGGCGCCGGCGCCCGGCGCGCGGGCGGTCGTCGCCGTCGTCCCGGACGGCGGCCTGGCGGAGCTGTTCGGCAGCGAGGGCGCCACCGTCGTCCCCCGCGGGGCCGGCGGCGTCACCGAGGACGACGTGCTCGCCGCGGTCCTGGGCTGCGGTGCCGCCGCCGTCGTCGTGCTGCCCAACCACGCCGAGCTCACCGCGCCGGCCTCCCGCGCCGCCGAGCGGGCCCGCGAGGAGGGCCGCGAGGTCGCCGTCGTCCCCACCCGCTCGCCGGTGCAGGGCCTGGCCGCGCTCGCCGTCGCCGACCCGGCCCGGCGCTTCGGCGACGACGTCATCACCATGGCCGAGGCGGCCGCCGCGACCCGCTGGGCGGAGGTCACCGTCGCCGAGCAGGAGGCGCTGACCAGCGCGGGCCGCTGCGCGCCCGGTGACGTGCTCGGCTCGGCCGACGGCGACGTGCTGCTCGTCGGCGGCGCCCCGGCCGCGGTCGCCTGCGAGCTGTTGGACCGCCTGCTGTCCGCCGGCGGGGAGCTGGTGACCCTCGTGCTCGGCCCCGACGCCGACCTGGCCGCCGCCGTGCTGGCCCATCTGGCCGGCCGGCACCCGACGGTCGAGGTCACCCGCTACGACGGCGCGCCCGAGGGGGTCTCGCTGCAGGTGGGGGTGGAGTAG